The Brasilonema sennae CENA114 genome includes a region encoding these proteins:
- a CDS encoding sugar porter family MFS transporter, producing the protein MNPTATRRKANTYYVILIAGAAALGGFLFGFDTAVINGAVAALSKAFNANSLETGLAVSLALLGSAVGAFYAGKIADRYGRVKAMVAASVLFTISAIGSGLPIGIWDFTFWRLLGGIAVGVASVIAPAYIAECSPTHLRGRLGSLQQLAIVVGIFIALLSDYFIAVSAGSAESPFLFGIAAWRWMFWTEIPPAILYGMAALTIPESPRYLVAQNRESEAANVLSKILGGNVLTKIEEIRQTVLRERQPQFSDLLSRSGGLLPIVWVGIGLSVLQQFVGINVIFYYSSVLWQAVGFSEKNSLTITVITGAVNIITTLIAIAFVDKFGRKPLLIIGSIGMTVTLGTMASIFGTAAVDAAGNPTLSGSAGIIALIAANFYVFCFGFSWGPVTWVLLGEMFNNKIRGAALSVAAAMQWVANFLISTTFPPILQYFGLGSAYGVYTIAAAISLFFVLFFIKETKGIELEDM; encoded by the coding sequence ATGAACCCTACTGCTACACGTCGTAAAGCCAACACGTATTATGTCATCTTGATTGCTGGTGCTGCTGCCCTCGGGGGCTTTTTGTTCGGTTTTGACACAGCAGTGATCAACGGTGCGGTTGCAGCCCTCTCCAAAGCCTTTAACGCCAACAGTTTAGAGACAGGACTTGCTGTATCGCTGGCATTGTTGGGATCTGCAGTAGGAGCGTTTTATGCAGGGAAGATCGCAGATCGTTATGGTCGAGTTAAGGCAATGGTTGCAGCTTCGGTGTTGTTTACCATTAGTGCTATTGGCTCCGGGCTTCCGATAGGTATCTGGGATTTTACCTTTTGGCGATTATTGGGTGGAATTGCAGTTGGTGTTGCCAGTGTGATTGCACCAGCTTACATTGCAGAATGTTCTCCCACGCATTTGCGGGGAAGGTTAGGATCTCTCCAGCAACTAGCGATTGTAGTAGGAATTTTCATTGCCCTCCTCTCCGATTACTTTATCGCTGTTTCAGCAGGTTCAGCTGAGTCACCATTTTTGTTTGGAATCGCTGCTTGGCGCTGGATGTTTTGGACGGAAATTCCTCCAGCCATACTTTACGGGATGGCAGCTTTAACAATTCCTGAATCTCCGCGCTACTTAGTTGCCCAAAACCGCGAGTCAGAAGCTGCTAACGTTCTGAGCAAAATTTTGGGCGGTAATGTGCTGACAAAAATCGAAGAAATTCGCCAAACAGTGCTTCGAGAACGCCAGCCTCAGTTTTCTGACCTTTTAAGCAGAAGTGGTGGACTCTTACCGATTGTTTGGGTAGGAATAGGCTTATCTGTACTTCAGCAATTTGTTGGTATTAACGTCATCTTCTACTACAGCAGCGTTTTGTGGCAAGCAGTTGGGTTTTCCGAAAAAAATTCCTTAACGATCACGGTGATCACAGGAGCGGTAAATATTATTACTACGCTTATTGCGATCGCCTTTGTAGATAAATTTGGTCGCAAGCCTTTGCTCATTATAGGGTCAATTGGCATGACCGTGACCTTGGGAACGATGGCTTCTATTTTTGGGACTGCTGCGGTGGATGCTGCTGGCAACCCAACTTTGAGTGGAAGCGCGGGTATTATCGCTCTCATAGCAGCCAACTTCTATGTATTTTGCTTCGGTTTCTCCTGGGGGCCAGTGACCTGGGTACTATTAGGAGAAATGTTTAATAACAAGATTCGAGGTGCTGCCCTTTCAGTTGCTGCTGCAATGCAATGGGTTGCTAATTTCCTCATTTCTACAACCTTTCCTCCCATACTGCAATACTTTGGGCTGGGTTCCGCTTATGGTGTTTATACAATTGCGGCGGCTATCTCGTTATTCTTTGTTCTGTTTTTTATTAAGGAAACCAAAGGAATTGAGTTAGAGGATATGTAA